A genome region from Methanobacterium subterraneum includes the following:
- a CDS encoding respiratory chain complex I subunit 1 family protein, with protein MDLIYSVIAVIGTLVVAFIVSLFLPGIERKFIHARIQQRVGPPITSPGVMAPLKFFFKQTITPESSMPRLYNALPIISLIVVVILLLFLIPEMYFLGALASVIALIGFLKVEEVMYMFMGSLSRSVMSVRMPFPDKAKGAAHPETPQSFFEDLSSLRAFRLIAFGSFPLYIALFVAVARTGSIYLQDIINYQQVHGPILFSVAGVLGAIVFFIGYMILLNEYPFSILKGKPDVIEGPYMEYAAKYRAYVYITRGFLMFTLTTLFSTLFLGIAPNILNPSFIITLIVALLFPMFMAVLSAFSPIFTYKQFYPTVAGVSIIGVLAIVAALL; from the coding sequence ATGGACCTTATATATTCAGTAATAGCAGTAATAGGCACCCTGGTGGTGGCCTTCATAGTGAGCCTCTTCTTACCGGGTATTGAACGGAAGTTCATTCACGCCCGGATCCAGCAGAGGGTAGGCCCTCCCATTACCAGCCCAGGGGTCATGGCTCCCCTTAAATTCTTCTTCAAACAGACCATCACTCCCGAGTCATCAATGCCAAGACTCTACAATGCCTTACCCATTATAAGTCTAATAGTGGTGGTAATCCTGTTATTATTCCTCATCCCTGAAATGTACTTTTTAGGAGCACTGGCCAGTGTAATTGCCCTTATAGGATTCCTGAAAGTGGAGGAAGTCATGTACATGTTTATGGGAAGTTTGTCTCGTTCAGTAATGTCAGTACGTATGCCCTTCCCGGATAAGGCTAAAGGCGCTGCCCATCCCGAGACACCACAATCATTCTTCGAAGACCTGAGTAGTCTAAGGGCATTCAGACTTATAGCATTCGGTTCTTTCCCCCTGTACATTGCCCTGTTCGTGGCAGTGGCCCGGACTGGAAGCATCTACCTCCAGGACATCATCAACTACCAGCAGGTGCACGGACCCATCCTGTTCAGTGTGGCGGGAGTGCTGGGGGCCATTGTATTCTTCATTGGATACATGATTCTCCTAAATGAGTATCCCTTCTCCATACTAAAGGGCAAACCTGATGTTATAGAAGGGCCCTACATGGAATACGCTGCCAAATATAGGGCATATGTCTACATAACCCGTGGATTCCTGATGTTCACACTAACCACCCTATTTTCCACCCTATTCTTGGGAATAGCGCCTAACATCCTGAACCCATCATTCATCATCACCCTGATCGTGGCACTGCTCTTCCCAATGTTCATGGCAGTACTCAGTGCATTCTCTCCCATATTCACCTACAAACAATTCTATCCTACTGTAGCTGGAGTTTCCATCATAGGAGTACTGGCTATAGTGGCTGCTTTACTTTAA
- a CDS encoding hydrogenase large subunit has protein sequence MDDKKENRMVIEAEVPMGTVHPAALEPYRLRLFVEDEIVRDAEMTVGVNHRGVERIMEGLPVEKANSLTEKICGICSNIHIWNSCRVAETALEIDVPERAIYIRVIMGELERLHSHLLYLAHGSEVLGHETFSMRIFYIRETIMDLLEMIGGNRVQYGSAVLGGVRPRCELDEMRIKKLTAGMDLVEEKLTAFADRFVSDPMVMSRITGVGVTSQKDALRLACSGPTLRATGVKSDLRTEMFEYYPFDFEVITQDDGDVKSQLLMRVFENFEAIKIIRQAIRDLPDGPITNRSWEMQDTPITKSYIEAPRGTLYHSYALEDGRVRNCVIRTPSMANIGAMQYSAIGHHITDAQLCVVQCDPCFTCTDRAIEIIKL, from the coding sequence ATGGACGATAAGAAAGAAAACCGGATGGTTATAGAGGCAGAAGTTCCAATGGGAACTGTTCACCCTGCCGCACTAGAACCATACCGGCTAAGACTCTTTGTGGAAGATGAAATCGTCCGCGATGCGGAGATGACTGTGGGAGTCAACCACCGAGGAGTGGAACGGATCATGGAAGGCCTGCCAGTGGAAAAGGCCAACAGCCTCACCGAAAAGATCTGTGGAATATGTTCCAACATCCACATCTGGAACTCATGCCGGGTGGCAGAAACAGCCCTGGAAATAGATGTGCCCGAACGGGCAATTTATATCCGGGTCATAATGGGAGAATTAGAACGATTACATAGCCATTTACTCTATCTAGCTCATGGAAGTGAAGTACTTGGCCATGAAACATTTTCAATGCGTATTTTCTACATCCGGGAAACAATAATGGACCTCCTGGAAATGATAGGTGGTAACCGGGTACAATACGGTTCAGCAGTGCTGGGGGGAGTCAGACCACGCTGTGAACTAGATGAAATGCGCATCAAAAAATTAACTGCAGGAATGGATCTGGTTGAAGAGAAACTCACTGCATTTGCAGATCGTTTTGTCTCTGACCCAATGGTAATGAGCAGAATCACCGGTGTGGGAGTAACCAGTCAGAAAGACGCATTGCGCCTGGCCTGTTCTGGACCAACCCTACGAGCTACTGGGGTTAAATCAGACCTCCGAACTGAAATGTTTGAATATTATCCATTTGATTTTGAGGTAATCACCCAGGATGATGGCGATGTGAAATCTCAACTACTGATGAGGGTTTTTGAAAATTTTGAGGCCATCAAAATCATACGCCAGGCAATACGTGACCTTCCAGATGGCCCTATAACCAATAGAAGTTGGGAGATGCAGGACACTCCCATAACCAAGAGTTACATTGAAGCTCCACGGGGAACACTTTATCATTCCTATGCCCTGGAAGATGGGCGGGTAAGAAACTGTGTCATCCGAACACCATCCATGGCCAACATTGGAGCTATGCAGTACTCAGCTATTGGTCATCATATAACTGATGCCCAGCTTTGTGTTGTGCAATGTGATCCTTGTTTCACCTGCACTGACCGGGCAATTGAGATCATTAAGTTATGA
- a CDS encoding NADH-quinone oxidoreductase subunit B family protein has product MSLKSYSRGRAVHVMLVYTGGCNGCDIEIVNCILSPKFDAEQYKVFLTWNPREADVLVVTGPVTKQNEQPLREIYKAIPEPKAVVAAGACALMGGVYKNCHGDIPSEEIAGPVDQIIPVDAKVPGCAVRPQDVVAGLVSALPLLLNAE; this is encoded by the coding sequence ATGAGCCTGAAATCATATTCCAGGGGTCGAGCTGTACACGTGATGTTGGTGTACACAGGAGGATGCAATGGCTGTGACATAGAAATTGTTAACTGCATATTATCTCCTAAATTTGACGCGGAACAGTACAAGGTATTTTTAACCTGGAATCCACGGGAAGCAGATGTCCTGGTGGTCACTGGACCGGTAACCAAACAAAATGAACAGCCACTCCGAGAAATTTACAAAGCAATACCCGAACCAAAAGCAGTTGTAGCTGCCGGGGCCTGTGCCCTAATGGGGGGAGTTTATAAAAACTGTCACGGAGACATACCCTCCGAGGAAATTGCCGGACCCGTGGATCAGATAATACCAGTTGATGCAAAAGTACCAGGATGTGCGGTCCGTCCCCAGGATGTGGTGGCTGGACTGGTGTCAGCACTACCCTTACTGTTGAATGCTGAATAA
- a CDS encoding 4Fe-4S binding protein: MTNLFLIFLEGAFTNLKRIIFASDRVTDREVRNMILEGRVTPTEKVAEVSCIGCGGCSNVCPTEAIEMVDLDEPVELMEGLTKTQLPVLHSEKCVVCYYCHDFCPLYALFGKAGTIHPNDVGKVDSDISQLLEKPVKISEDKIAFISQYLADNTILRKRRE, encoded by the coding sequence ATGACTAATTTATTCCTGATATTCCTGGAAGGAGCCTTCACCAACCTTAAAAGGATCATATTTGCCAGTGACCGGGTTACAGATAGGGAAGTACGGAACATGATCCTGGAAGGTCGGGTAACACCAACTGAAAAGGTGGCCGAAGTATCCTGTATTGGTTGTGGTGGTTGCAGTAATGTCTGCCCCACTGAAGCCATAGAAATGGTGGATCTGGATGAACCAGTGGAACTCATGGAGGGGCTGACCAAAACCCAGTTACCAGTCCTACATAGTGAAAAATGTGTTGTCTGCTATTATTGTCACGATTTCTGCCCATTATATGCGTTATTTGGGAAAGCAGGAACCATACATCCCAACGACGTGGGTAAAGTCGATTCGGACATATCTCAACTACTTGAAAAACCAGTGAAGATATCCGAAGATAAAATAGCATTTATATCCCAGTACTTAGCAGATAACACCATCCTAAGAAAAAGAAGAGAATAA
- a CDS encoding 4Fe-4S binding protein — MFLTTNKCKGIGECIQECPTGAIRLIDGKAFSCITCGACMEACPNRAIFRNKYGGYVVDRAKCNACGVCELTCPVNNIRIEDGVVKGICSRCGICVPSCPEKARIDAYDVIEDRQVQFLESLNLTVQPPMRSKKEEDVTERTSLVTDTEKCTLCRRCEYYCPTEAIMVDVEPQGKCTECRVCEDVCPVGAIENCTIDPEKCTVCLKCLQECPNKAIYVDDFQVKIKKLEEGEELEGKIISCLNCGLCADACEGGALKMVNGHLRYDPTLCEDCETMACIDACPVGTLRLSEDTERKIKGFCVSCGRCVKACDVNEARSVKHVTWDGSVTEDCISCGICAEVCPKDAVTLRRGTIEVDTKKCVLCEKCAIHCPVNAIPTTTMRKKTIKDGFTFVMDKMCMNCKLCTKICPEEAITEDADGKIVVDDSKCTYCGACSNACPARAILFEREFEVAK; from the coding sequence ATGTTTCTAACAACCAACAAATGCAAAGGCATTGGAGAATGCATCCAGGAATGCCCTACTGGAGCAATCCGCCTTATTGATGGCAAAGCCTTCAGCTGCATAACCTGCGGTGCCTGCATGGAAGCCTGTCCTAACCGGGCCATCTTCCGTAACAAATACGGGGGATACGTTGTGGACCGTGCTAAATGTAATGCCTGTGGTGTCTGTGAACTCACCTGTCCCGTTAACAATATTCGAATAGAAGATGGGGTGGTTAAGGGGATCTGTTCCAGATGTGGGATATGTGTTCCATCCTGCCCAGAAAAGGCTAGAATAGATGCCTATGATGTAATCGAAGACCGCCAAGTCCAGTTCCTGGAATCATTAAACCTCACAGTTCAACCTCCCATGCGCTCTAAAAAGGAAGAGGATGTTACTGAAAGAACCAGTCTGGTCACTGACACAGAAAAATGCACCCTATGCCGACGTTGCGAGTATTACTGCCCCACCGAGGCGATAATGGTGGATGTGGAACCCCAGGGTAAATGTACGGAGTGCCGGGTCTGTGAAGATGTCTGTCCAGTGGGAGCCATAGAAAACTGCACCATTGACCCTGAAAAATGCACAGTATGCCTAAAATGTTTGCAGGAATGTCCCAACAAGGCCATATACGTGGATGACTTCCAGGTGAAAATCAAAAAACTGGAAGAAGGAGAAGAACTGGAAGGAAAAATCATCTCCTGCCTCAACTGTGGCTTATGTGCCGATGCATGTGAAGGTGGAGCACTAAAAATGGTAAACGGGCATCTGCGTTATGATCCCACCCTGTGCGAGGACTGTGAAACCATGGCCTGTATTGATGCCTGTCCCGTGGGAACCCTACGACTTTCAGAAGACACTGAAAGGAAGATTAAAGGATTCTGTGTTTCCTGTGGTAGATGTGTCAAGGCCTGTGATGTAAACGAAGCCCGCAGTGTCAAACACGTAACCTGGGATGGATCAGTCACTGAGGACTGTATATCCTGTGGAATATGTGCAGAAGTCTGTCCCAAAGATGCTGTAACCCTGCGCAGGGGCACCATAGAAGTTGACACTAAAAAATGTGTACTTTGTGAGAAATGTGCTATTCACTGTCCTGTAAATGCAATACCCACCACTACCATGCGCAAGAAAACCATTAAGGATGGATTTACCTTTGTCATGGATAAAATGTGTATGAACTGTAAATTATGCACTAAAATATGTCCTGAAGAAGCTATAACTGAGGATGCAGATGGTAAAATTGTGGTGGATGATTCCAAGTGCACTTACTGTGGCGCCTGCAGCAATGCCTGCCCAGCCAGGGCCATATTATTTGAAAGGGAATTCGAGGTGGCAAAATGA
- a CDS encoding energy-converting hydrogenase B subunit J has protein sequence MINIYIGPLLLGLLLGFVLGTRIRDVPQSGLKFTAPVYLVFIIVAFIMAYELGPFPYYIDVPLASGFVAAAVGIILGKLTFGRGTKPQTEN, from the coding sequence ATGATAAACATCTATATCGGCCCCCTATTACTGGGACTCTTACTGGGATTTGTCCTGGGAACCCGAATCAGGGATGTTCCCCAGAGTGGATTGAAATTTACCGCTCCAGTATACTTAGTATTCATAATTGTGGCCTTCATAATGGCCTATGAACTGGGCCCGTTCCCATATTATATTGATGTTCCATTAGCCAGCGGTTTTGTGGCTGCAGCAGTGGGTATCATTTTAGGTAAATTAACTTTTGGAAGAGGCACTAAACCTCAAACGGAAAACTAA
- a CDS encoding MnhB domain-containing protein, translating to MSTILKIFVFPAAMVIMCLGVLTILGGHITPGGGFQGGAMIAAALIFCLIVYGLKDSPLHLSHDFLAGVESVGALLFVFLGIAGLVFSGFYLYNLGVDIYHIVPVAIQNMFDYPDPTHAGILPYLNFAVGLKVMVGLTAVVISFMGFKEYEKSSPEPDAEELDYEEVE from the coding sequence ATGAGCACCATACTTAAAATATTCGTATTCCCAGCAGCAATGGTCATCATGTGCCTGGGTGTCCTCACCATACTGGGAGGGCACATCACCCCTGGAGGAGGATTTCAGGGCGGAGCAATGATAGCAGCAGCTTTAATATTCTGTCTAATCGTTTACGGACTTAAAGACAGCCCACTACATCTTTCCCATGATTTTCTGGCGGGAGTGGAAAGTGTAGGTGCTTTGCTATTCGTTTTCCTGGGAATAGCCGGACTGGTTTTTTCCGGATTCTACCTCTACAACCTGGGAGTGGACATCTACCACATAGTACCAGTGGCCATACAGAATATGTTTGACTACCCTGACCCCACCCATGCTGGAATATTACCCTACCTTAACTTTGCAGTTGGATTAAAGGTCATGGTAGGTTTAACCGCCGTGGTAATATCATTTATGGGATTCAAAGAGTATGAGAAAAGTTCACCTGAACCCGATGCAGAAGAACTGGATTATGAGGAGGTCGAATAA
- a CDS encoding EhbH has protein sequence MSEGLRKIIMGFSLFIFAVTIFESTYHFKQMIYPGISYIYNYVGPKIAPNMVTIVVFDWRGYDTLGEALILVTAVIAVLLVFGRGRVQLGGK, from the coding sequence ATGTCTGAAGGATTAAGAAAAATTATAATGGGATTTTCCCTCTTTATATTCGCAGTTACAATATTTGAATCCACATATCACTTCAAACAGATGATATATCCCGGTATAAGTTATATCTACAATTACGTGGGTCCTAAAATAGCCCCCAATATGGTAACCATAGTGGTGTTTGATTGGAGAGGTTATGATACTCTAGGTGAAGCCCTTATCCTGGTAACCGCAGTTATCGCCGTTTTACTGGTATTTGGACGGGGCAGAGTCCAACTGGGAGGTAAATAA